Proteins encoded by one window of Gemmatimonadaceae bacterium:
- a CDS encoding thioredoxin domain-containing protein, with protein sequence MSRPLSTAALAALLVAAPSLASLAGCSAKPGAAADSSSAAKTAPGATGATTPAPASADPRVTRADQARILGDSTAKLWIVVVSDFQCPFCGQWERETSAQVIDEFVKTGKARLAFINFPLQQHPNALPAAEAAMCAGAQGKFWEMHDRIFEKQATWSPLPDATAFFETEAGTLSLDAAAYKACIGEHAMRAMIAADAERARSAGANSTPTFFIGNQVLAGAEKIDTFRKAFAQAEAAIPR encoded by the coding sequence ATGTCGCGTCCCCTCTCCACCGCCGCGCTCGCAGCGCTCCTGGTCGCCGCGCCCTCCCTGGCGTCGCTCGCCGGCTGCAGCGCCAAGCCCGGCGCCGCCGCCGACAGCTCGTCAGCTGCAAAGACCGCCCCGGGCGCCACCGGCGCGACCACCCCCGCGCCGGCTTCCGCCGACCCGCGCGTCACCCGCGCCGACCAGGCCCGCATCCTCGGCGACAGCACCGCCAAGCTCTGGATCGTCGTCGTCAGCGACTTCCAGTGCCCCTTCTGCGGACAGTGGGAGCGCGAAACATCGGCGCAGGTCATCGACGAGTTCGTGAAGACGGGAAAGGCACGCCTCGCCTTCATCAACTTCCCGTTGCAGCAGCACCCCAACGCGCTCCCGGCCGCCGAGGCGGCCATGTGCGCCGGCGCGCAGGGGAAGTTCTGGGAGATGCACGACCGGATCTTCGAGAAGCAGGCAACCTGGAGCCCCCTCCCCGACGCCACCGCCTTCTTCGAGACCGAGGCGGGGACCTTGTCGCTCGATGCAGCGGCGTACAAGGCCTGCATCGGCGAGCACGCGATGCGCGCGATGATCGCCGCCGACGCCGAGCGGGCCCGCAGCGCCGGCGCCAACTCCACGCCGACCTTCTTCATCGGCAACCAGGTCCTGGCCGGCGCCGAGAAGATCGACACATTCCGCAAGGCATTCGCCCAGGCGGAGGCGGCGATTCCCAGGTAA
- a CDS encoding CHRD domain-containing protein — protein sequence MPLSRKLLTLAPLTLVVVAAISACDDDNSTAPEPERYVLALTGVAERPNPVTTTASGSAVITVLNKDSVEFLMYVSGDSITASHIHAGDANAAGPIMVFTFGGPVTGRIDGAFRHGFLTRSGTFSGAFSMDSLLSRMRAGTAYLNVHTRRFPGGELRGQIVR from the coding sequence ATGCCCCTCTCCCGTAAGCTCCTGACACTGGCCCCGCTGACGCTCGTGGTCGTCGCCGCGATTTCGGCGTGCGACGACGACAACTCCACCGCCCCCGAACCCGAGCGCTACGTCCTGGCGCTGACCGGCGTCGCCGAGCGCCCGAATCCCGTGACCACCACCGCCTCGGGAAGCGCCGTCATCACGGTGCTCAACAAGGACTCGGTCGAGTTCCTGATGTACGTCTCGGGGGACTCGATCACCGCGTCGCACATCCACGCCGGCGACGCCAACGCTGCCGGGCCAATCATGGTCTTCACCTTCGGCGGCCCCGTGACCGGCCGCATCGACGGGGCGTTCCGGCACGGCTTTCTCACGCGTAGCGGGACGTTCAGCGGCGCCTTCTCGATGGACTCGCTACTGTCTCGCATGCGCGCCGGGACCGCATACCTCAACGTGCACACGCGCCGGTTTCCCGGGGGCGAGCTGCGCGGACAGATCGTGCGCTGA